A genomic region of Cannabis sativa cultivar Pink pepper isolate KNU-18-1 chromosome 1, ASM2916894v1, whole genome shotgun sequence contains the following coding sequences:
- the LOC115704919 gene encoding uncharacterized protein LOC115704919, with protein MLYTKLQPFILLFIFSAVSSLGWATPSHYEEKNNGMVSWSTQKHLLEATNAKPISQNSPLILAAERTHRKDPSNGFNYYKGGWNISEKHYFSSVGFSAAPLFIIGAIWFVGFGLCMLVIGLCQCFCQYQHYSHYSRTTYLLSLTFLAVFTITAIIGCVVLYLGQGKFHNETTKTLEYVVEEAESVVESLENVSTYLNASKNVGVAQFSLPANIKQRIDSVENKINASSTILQQGTGDNANRIRHFLDSVRVALIIFSAVMLLFALFGFGKLLIRRLNKLVVQCYFLLIKNKNHFTLSFSCFPLYRLVVIGWILVTVTLILGGVFLLLHNVVGDTCVAMDEWVRNPTSHSALDDILTCVDNATAQQTLYESKDVTFQLVSIVNLFITKVSNFDAPPQAGPTIYYNQSGPLVPILCNPFNSNITDRQCPSIELSFQNAQQEWKKYVCEVSVIEGICTSVGRLTPIYYDQLMAIVNVSSVLYNYGPFLVELGDCTFVRKTFMNISLNHCSGLRDNSRLIVIGLVLASAAVMLCLFLWVFFTKESKHGGYDKQTQQDSFSVDRKI; from the exons ATGCTATATACCAAGTTACAACCCTTTATTCTGCTATTTATTTTCTCAGCCGTCTCTTCACTGGGTTGGGCAACTCCAAGTCATTAtg AAGAGAAGAATAACGGCATGGTTTCATGGAGTACTCAAAAGCATCTTCTTGAGGCAACAAATGCTAAACCAATTTCACAGAACTCGCCTCTGATATTGGCTGCCGAGAGAACACATAGAAAAGACCCTAGTAATGGTTTTAACTATTACAAGGGTGGATGGAATATTAGTGAAAAGCACTACTTTTCT TCAGTTGGGTTCAGTGCTGCTCCTTTGTTCATAATAGGGGCAATTTGGTTTGTGGGCTTCGGTTTGTGCATGTTGGTCATTGGTCTTTGCCAATGCTTCTGCCAATACCAACATTATTCTCACTATTCTCGAACTACCTACTTACTCTCCCTCACATTTCTCGCAGTGTTTACCATTACAGCAAT AATTGGATGTGTTGTACTGTATTTGGGGCAAGGGAAGTTCCACAATGAGACAACAAAGACATTGGAGTACGTTGTAGAGGAAGCAGAGTCAGTTGTGGAGAGTCTTGAGAATGTGTCAACTTATCTAAATGCTTCTAAGAATGTGGGAGTGGCTCAGTTCTCACTCCCTGCTAATATCAAACAAAGAATCGACAgtgttgagaacaagattaaTGCTTCTTCTACTATTCTCCAACAAGGAACAGGGGACAATGCCAACAGGATTCGACATTTTCTAGATTCTGT GAGAGTGGCTCTTATTATATTCTCGGCTGTGATGCTGTTGTTTGCTTTGTTTGGTTTTGGTAAGCTT TTAATTAGGAGGTTGAATAAATTAGTAGTACAATGCTATTTTTTActtataaaaaacaaaaatcattTTACTCTTTCCTTCTCATGTTTTCCGCTTTACAGATTGGTAGTTATTGGGTGGATCCTTGTAACAGTAACTTTGATTCTAGGTGGggtatttcttcttcttcacaa TGTAGTGGGAGACACTTGTGTTGCAATGGATGAATGGGTAAGAAACCCAACATCCCATTCAGCTTTGGATGATATTCTCACCTGCGTTGATAATGCCACAGCCCAACAAACACTATACGAAAGCAAAGATGTCACCTTTCAATTGGTCAGTATCGTTAACCTGTTCATCACCAAAGTATCAAACTTTGATGCTCCACCTCAGGCTGGACCAACCATTTACTACAATCAATCTGGTCCATTGGTTCCTATCCTTTGTAATCCATTCAATTCTAATATAACTGATCGCCAATGCCCTAGTATTGAACTCAGTTTTCAGAATGCTCAACAG gAATGGAAAAAATATGTATGCGAAGTTTCAGTAATTGAAGGTATTTGCACTAGTGTGGGTCGTTTGACCCCAATTTACTATGATCAGTTAATGGCAATTGTAAATGTGAGCTCTGTGTTATACAATTATGGGCCTTTCCTTGTGGAGCTGGGAGACTGTACTTTTGTACGGAAAACCTTCATGAATATTAGTTTAAACCATTGTTCCGGACTGAGAGACAACAGTAGATTGATTGTTATTGGGCTAGTTTTGGCTTCTGCTGCAGTTATGCTTTGTTTGTTCTTATGGGTTTTCTTCACCAAAGAAAGCAAACATGGAGGTTATGATAAACAGACTCAACAAGATAGTTTCTCTGTAGACAGAAAAATATAA
- the LOC115703757 gene encoding putative UPF0481 protein At3g02645, whose product MPAIQHSISSKSNPTNFNEHIWVKQIRRTLDEELEDDDTEVPVSIFNVPTILKASDPESYTPQEVAIGPYHYWRPELYEMERYKLSSARRAQTLLQSGYKFQDIVLELIDHEHRIRACYHKYLHFSGETLAWMMVIDASFVLEFIQVYAMKEGRVRPSQFSSRNMSHLVDYTGRKSAHNAIIRDLVMLENQIPLFLLRKILEFQFSSLEAADDMLFAMLVGFCKELSPFKMMENQDLPEIDVSECAHLLDFLYDMITPKMKLLQPRQDEVIQVVEDQSSDDNDHEEEEGKESFFNNTNSVKKVLSIIWKMVSKLNKGPIRLLKRLLFSKPVKLFLLLPWKILSNLPGFKLLKTPVEYLFFNVDKEEVKPEEENFNNKPPLIEEIFIPTVSELFKSGVQFLPTNGNLSTVTFDVKTFTLYLPAVSLDVNAEAIMRNLVAYEVSNASGPLVFTRYTELMNGIIDTDEDVKLLRERGIIMNHLKSDKEVANLWNGMSKSIRLTKVPFLDKVIEDVNKYHNGRWKVKFGKVMKLYVLNSWKFLTLLAAVLMLLLMALQAFCSVYTCARIFNIDTTDD is encoded by the coding sequence ATGCCTGCAATCCAACACTCCATTTCCTCTAAATCAAATCCTACAAACTTCAATGAGCATATATGGGTTAAACAAATTCGTCGAACACTAGACGAAGAGCTTGAAGATGATGATACTGAAGTTCCTGTCTCAATTTTCAATGTCCCAACAATTCTAAAGGCAAGTGATCCTGAATCCTACACACCACAAGAAGTAGCTATTGGCCCTTACCATTATTGGCGACCAGAGCTCTATGAAATGGAAAGGTACAAGCTATCCTCAGCCAGAAGAGCTCAAACACTCCTCCAATCTGGCTATAAGTTTCAAGATATTGTCCTAGAATTGATCGACCACGAACACAGGATTCGAGCTTGTTACCACAAGTACTTACACTTCAGTGGCGAAACATTGGCTTGGATGATGGTCATAGATGCCTCATTTGTTCTTGAATTTATTCAAGTTTATGCCATGAAAGAAGGAAGGGTTAGACCATCTCAATTCTCTTCAAGGAATATGTCACACTTGGTTGACTACACAGGGAGAAAGTCAGCTCACAACGCTATAATAAGAGACTTAGTTATGcttgaaaaccaaatcccattattccttttaagaaaaatattggaATTTCAGTTTTCGTCGCTAGAAGCTGCTGATGACATGTTGTTTGCCATGTTGGTGGGATTTTGCAAAGAGCTTTCTCCATTCAAGATGATGGAAAATCAAGACTTGCCTGAAATTGATGTCTCGGAATGTGCTCACTTGTTGGACTTCTTATACGACATGATCACACCCAAAATGAAACTACTTCAACCACGACAAGATGAAGTAATTCAGGTTGTGGAGGATCAAAGTAGCGATGATAATGatcatgaagaagaagaagggaaagaaagctttttcaataatactaACTCTGTAAAAAAGGTTCTCTCTATAATTTGGAAGATGGTTTCCAAGCTAAACAAAGGTCCAATACGTCTCCTTAAGAGGTTACTTTTCTCTAAACCAGTTAAACTATTTTTGCTACTGCCATGGAAAATCTTGTCCAATCTTCCTGGATTCAAACTCCTTAAAACGCCCGTTGAGTACTTGTTTTTCAATGTAGACAAAGAAGAAGTTAAACCAGAAGAGGAGAATTTTAACAACAAGCCACCATTGATTGAAGAGATTTTTATTCCTACCGTGAGTGAGCTCTTCAAATCTGGTGTTCAATTCTTGCCAACAAACGGTAACCTCTCAACCGTTACTTTTGACGTCAAAACATTTACTCTTTACCTCCCTGCCGTTAGCTTAGACGTCAATGCCGAGGCCATAATGAGAAACTTAGTTGCTTATGAAGTATCTAATGCATCTGGGCCGTTGGTTTTTACACGTTACACTGAGTTAATGAATGGGATTATTGATACGGATGAAGATGTAAAActacttagagaaagaggtatCATTATGAACCATTTGAAGAGTGATAAAGAAGTAGCTAACTTGTGGAATGGGATGAGCAAGTCCATTAGATTGACTAAAGTACCCTTCTTAGATAAGGTCATTGAAGATGTGAACAAGTATCACAACGGGAGATGGAAGGTTAAATTTGGAAAGGTCATGAAACTTTACGTGCTTAATTCATGGAAGTTCCTCACTTTGTTGGCTGCTGTTTTGATGTTGCTTTTGATGGCTTTGCAAGCATTTTGCTCAGTTTATACTTGTGCTCGAATTTTCAATATCGACACCACTGATGATTGA